The following are encoded in a window of Streptomyces sp. 11x1 genomic DNA:
- a CDS encoding aminotransferase class I/II-fold pyridoxal phosphate-dependent enzyme: protein MRFEGFQEFRQRQLDASSALLDAAETNVYRALAPLRPEPPTDERTVYRCDLARAWLRRFELPEEWSGHAMVCRGVRHGLGVVFPWLRAVRARLWLPGDVYPVYFELARAAGLEPLSYPTLPAPALPTSPPDHHPEYLLLANPSKPLGRYLSDAECAAVTSWLRESPSRRLLIDSVYDLGAPFAAGTRRLLDTGRAVLLHSVTKGWLWPRTFGVVLLGRGQTELAEAFRADPPTPAQLRLADRLLTEHGDVPRQVVDELTARAEQLFARLPDEVIGAIPETSRTCPGNYFFPVEIPAETLRREYGVLAMPVSVFGDSDWSGSILTSLADTFATAHHHG, encoded by the coding sequence GTGAGGTTCGAGGGGTTCCAGGAGTTCCGGCAGCGGCAGCTCGATGCCTCCTCGGCGCTGCTGGACGCCGCCGAGACCAACGTGTACCGGGCGCTCGCTCCCTTGCGGCCGGAGCCGCCGACCGACGAGCGTACGGTGTACCGGTGCGATCTCGCCCGTGCCTGGCTGCGGCGCTTCGAGCTGCCTGAAGAGTGGTCCGGCCACGCCATGGTCTGCCGAGGGGTCCGGCACGGACTCGGTGTGGTGTTCCCGTGGCTGCGCGCCGTGCGAGCGCGGTTGTGGCTGCCCGGAGACGTGTACCCGGTCTATTTCGAGTTGGCCCGGGCCGCCGGTCTCGAGCCCCTGTCCTACCCGACGCTGCCGGCGCCGGCCCTGCCGACGTCGCCGCCGGACCACCACCCCGAATACCTCCTGCTCGCCAATCCCAGCAAGCCGCTGGGCCGTTACCTGTCCGATGCGGAGTGCGCGGCGGTGACCTCCTGGTTGCGGGAATCACCGAGCCGCCGCTTGCTGATCGACAGCGTCTACGACCTGGGAGCCCCATTCGCCGCCGGCACACGACGGTTGCTGGACACCGGTCGCGCGGTCCTGCTGCATTCGGTGACCAAGGGATGGCTTTGGCCACGCACGTTCGGCGTGGTCCTGCTGGGCCGGGGGCAGACCGAACTGGCCGAAGCGTTCCGGGCGGATCCGCCGACGCCGGCGCAGCTGAGGCTCGCCGACCGTCTGCTGACCGAGCACGGCGACGTGCCCCGGCAGGTCGTCGACGAACTGACCGCACGGGCTGAGCAGTTGTTCGCACGATTGCCGGACGAAGTGATCGGCGCGATTCCCGAGACGAGCCGGACCTGTCCCGGCAACTACTTCTTCCCTGTCGAGATCCCTGCGGAGACGCTCCGGCGCGAGTACGGCGTGCTCGCCATGCCGGTCAGCGTGTTCGGGGACAGCGACTGGTCCGGCTCGATCCTGACCAGCCTCGCCGACACCTTCGCTACGGCCCACCATCACGGATGA
- a CDS encoding radical SAM protein, which yields MWRAYSSIIWTSGLASTAGLTRSQTIEIVKHDDGMNHSDQRFHVIVLSNFAKGFDKYAFAYGKAGIPESTYPDRFHLLTRTELGIGIGKARRLLDRLAIPGDRLLVLETMVDPDELVPNVSTGLGMELHEARIRLSAVHELDEAGTADATSAAGDEFTLRPTTVEDAMAASLHLQGSALRRYDDTRPRSVSILPVASACQARCSFCFSSASISSDQAQARVPWDAVALWLERARAAGAERAVITGGGEPTLIPFEQQLRLVSACSAAFPKVVLITNAHTLAKAENADRADRLAALSTAGLSVLAVSRHHHDDTVNERLMMLRTPVSSVIDAWRVERDRWPGLRMRLICVLQHGGVADAAGVADYLSWAAALGVEEVCFKELYVSTSTESLYFDRTANVWSRDHQVSLSVVTGFAERHGFELASRLPWGAPVYQGSWAGRPIRIAAYTEPSLLWERTRGIARSWNVMADGRCYASLEDRASEIVPEGAAA from the coding sequence TTGTGGCGGGCGTACTCCTCGATCATATGGACGTCGGGCCTCGCGTCGACCGCTGGATTAACCCGCTCTCAGACAATAGAGATCGTCAAGCATGATGACGGGATGAACCACAGCGACCAGCGCTTCCACGTCATTGTGCTGTCGAATTTCGCGAAGGGCTTCGACAAGTACGCGTTCGCTTACGGCAAGGCGGGCATTCCGGAAAGCACCTATCCCGACCGGTTTCATCTGCTGACGCGTACGGAGTTGGGAATCGGCATAGGCAAGGCGCGACGCCTGCTGGACCGTCTGGCCATTCCCGGTGACCGGCTGCTGGTGCTGGAAACCATGGTGGACCCCGACGAGCTGGTGCCCAACGTCTCGACCGGCCTCGGCATGGAACTGCACGAGGCTCGCATCCGACTGTCAGCGGTCCACGAACTCGACGAAGCAGGCACAGCAGACGCGACAAGCGCAGCAGGCGACGAGTTCACCCTGCGCCCGACCACCGTCGAGGACGCGATGGCCGCCTCCCTGCACCTGCAGGGGTCGGCATTGCGTCGCTACGACGACACACGACCCCGCTCGGTGTCGATTCTGCCGGTCGCCTCCGCCTGCCAGGCCCGGTGTTCGTTCTGCTTCTCATCCGCTTCGATCTCCAGCGACCAGGCGCAGGCGCGGGTCCCGTGGGACGCGGTCGCCCTCTGGCTGGAGCGTGCCCGTGCGGCAGGTGCCGAGCGTGCGGTGATCACCGGTGGCGGGGAGCCCACGCTCATACCGTTCGAACAGCAGCTGCGACTGGTGTCCGCCTGTTCCGCGGCCTTCCCGAAGGTCGTCCTGATCACCAACGCGCACACCCTCGCGAAAGCCGAGAACGCCGACCGGGCCGACCGCCTCGCAGCCCTCAGCACCGCGGGGTTGAGCGTGCTCGCCGTCTCCCGGCACCATCACGACGACACCGTCAACGAGCGGCTCATGATGCTGCGTACGCCGGTGAGCTCGGTCATCGACGCCTGGCGCGTGGAACGGGACCGCTGGCCGGGGCTGCGGATGAGACTGATCTGCGTGCTCCAGCACGGCGGCGTCGCCGACGCGGCCGGGGTCGCCGACTACCTTTCGTGGGCCGCGGCTCTCGGTGTCGAGGAAGTCTGCTTCAAGGAACTCTACGTATCCACCAGCACCGAGTCGCTGTACTTCGACCGCACGGCCAACGTCTGGAGCCGAGACCACCAGGTTTCGCTGTCCGTCGTCACCGGGTTCGCCGAGCGGCACGGGTTCGAACTGGCGAGCCGCCTGCCCTGGGGCGCGCCGGTCTACCAGGGCAGCTGGGCCGGACGGCCGATCCGGATCGCCGCCTACACCGAGCCCAGCCTGCTCTGGGAACGCACCCGCGGGATCGCACGAAGCTGGAACGTCATGGCCGACGGACGCTGCTACGCCTCCCTGGAGGACCGGGCCAGCGAGATCGTGCCGGAAGGTGCGGCGGCGTGA
- a CDS encoding acyl-CoA dehydrogenase family protein, giving the protein MADALLFNPRTYDPTHFDAETRRLLRATVDWFEERGKRRLIEDYRTRAWLGDFLAFAAEEGLFATFLTPASAAAEGEDDKRWDTARIAALNEILGFYGLDYWYAWQVTILGLGPVWQSDNPAARARAAELLSQGEVFAFGLSEKAHGADIYSTDMLLEPDGTGGFRATGSKYYIGNGNAAGLVSVFGRRTDIEGPDGYVFFAADSRHPAYHLVKNVVDSSKFVSEFRLEDCPVSPDDVLHTGRAAFDAALNTVNVGKFNLCTASIGICEHAMYEAVTHAQNRILYGRPVTAFPHVRRELADAYVRLVGMKLFSDRAVDYFRTAGPDDRRYLLFNPMTKMKVTTEGEKVIDLMWDVIAAKGFEKDNYFAQAAVEIRGLPKLEGTVHVNLALILKFMRNHLLDPVAYEPVPTRLDAADDAFLFRQGPARGLGSVRFHDWRPAFDTYAHLPNVARFREQADALCEFVLTAAPDEKQSRDLDLLLAVGQLFALVVHGQLVLEQAALSDLDADVLDELFAVLVRDFSAHAVELHGKDSATEEQQRWALGAVRRPVVDEARSERVWQRVEALSAAYEMMP; this is encoded by the coding sequence ATGGCCGACGCGCTGCTCTTCAACCCGCGGACCTACGACCCCACGCACTTCGACGCGGAGACCCGCAGGCTGCTGCGTGCCACCGTCGACTGGTTCGAGGAACGGGGCAAGCGCCGACTGATCGAGGACTACCGGACCCGTGCCTGGCTCGGCGACTTCCTCGCCTTCGCCGCCGAGGAAGGGCTCTTCGCCACATTCCTCACGCCCGCCTCCGCTGCCGCGGAGGGCGAGGACGACAAGCGCTGGGACACCGCCCGCATCGCCGCGCTCAACGAGATACTCGGCTTCTACGGCCTCGACTACTGGTACGCCTGGCAGGTCACCATCCTCGGACTCGGCCCGGTCTGGCAGAGCGACAACCCCGCCGCCCGTGCCCGTGCCGCCGAACTGCTGTCCCAGGGCGAGGTGTTCGCCTTCGGCCTGTCCGAGAAGGCGCACGGCGCCGACATCTACTCCACCGACATGCTCCTGGAGCCCGACGGCACGGGCGGTTTCCGGGCCACCGGCTCCAAGTACTACATCGGCAACGGCAACGCCGCCGGGCTCGTCTCTGTCTTCGGGCGCCGCACCGACATCGAGGGCCCGGACGGCTATGTCTTCTTCGCGGCCGACAGCCGCCACCCGGCGTACCACCTGGTCAAGAACGTCGTCGACTCGTCGAAGTTCGTCAGCGAGTTCCGCCTGGAGGACTGTCCCGTAAGCCCGGACGACGTCCTGCACACCGGCCGGGCCGCCTTCGACGCCGCGCTCAACACCGTCAACGTGGGCAAGTTCAACCTGTGCACCGCCTCGATCGGCATCTGCGAACACGCCATGTACGAGGCCGTCACCCACGCGCAGAACCGCATCCTCTACGGCCGCCCCGTGACCGCCTTCCCGCATGTGCGGCGGGAGTTGGCCGACGCGTACGTCCGGCTGGTCGGGATGAAGCTGTTCAGCGACCGCGCCGTCGACTACTTCCGCACCGCCGGTCCCGACGACCGCCGCTACCTCCTCTTCAACCCGATGACGAAGATGAAGGTGACCACCGAGGGCGAGAAGGTCATCGACCTGATGTGGGACGTCATCGCCGCCAAGGGTTTCGAGAAGGACAACTACTTCGCCCAGGCCGCCGTCGAGATCCGCGGCCTGCCGAAGCTGGAGGGCACCGTCCACGTCAACCTGGCGCTGATCCTCAAGTTCATGCGCAACCACCTCCTCGACCCGGTGGCGTACGAGCCTGTCCCGACCCGCCTCGACGCGGCCGACGACGCCTTCCTCTTCCGGCAGGGCCCGGCCCGCGGTCTCGGCTCGGTGCGCTTCCACGACTGGCGGCCTGCCTTCGACACGTACGCCCACCTGCCCAACGTCGCCCGGTTCCGCGAACAGGCCGACGCACTCTGCGAGTTCGTCCTCACGGCCGCGCCCGACGAGAAGCAGAGCCGCGATCTCGACCTGCTCCTCGCCGTCGGACAGCTCTTCGCGCTCGTCGTGCACGGGCAGCTGGTCCTGGAGCAGGCGGCCCTGTCGGATCTCGACGCGGACGTGCTCGACGAGCTGTTCGCCGTCCTCGTGCGGGACTTCTCCGCTCACGCCGTCGAACTGCACGGCAAGGACTCCGCGACCGAGGAGCAGCAGCGCTGGGCGCTCGGCGCGGTCCGACGACCGGTCGTCGACGAGGCGCGTTCGGAGCGGGTCTGGCAGCGCGTGGAGGCTCTGTCGGCGGCGTACGAGATGATGCCGTGA
- a CDS encoding PadR family transcriptional regulator, which produces MALEHAILVSLLEKPGSGYELARRFERSIGYFWTATHQQIYRVLKRMESDGWVDVREVPQYGRPDKKEYSVAGPGREALSGWLHEPTEPDSVRHDLAVKIRGAAFDDPAALVSEVERHRQAHTDRLHHYLAGAARDFGDPPADGPLDAERELQHVVLRGGIAYERMMIAWLDDVLATLAGFTPGH; this is translated from the coding sequence ATGGCGCTCGAACACGCGATCCTCGTCTCCCTGCTGGAGAAGCCGGGGTCCGGCTATGAGCTGGCCCGGCGGTTCGAGCGGTCCATCGGGTACTTCTGGACCGCCACCCACCAGCAGATCTACCGCGTACTCAAGCGGATGGAGAGCGACGGCTGGGTCGACGTCCGGGAGGTCCCGCAGTACGGGCGTCCGGACAAGAAGGAGTACTCCGTCGCGGGGCCCGGACGGGAGGCGCTCTCCGGGTGGCTCCACGAACCGACCGAGCCCGACAGCGTCCGCCACGACCTGGCGGTGAAGATCCGCGGCGCCGCCTTCGACGACCCGGCCGCCCTGGTCAGCGAGGTCGAACGGCACCGGCAGGCGCACACGGACCGCCTGCACCACTACCTCGCGGGCGCTGCCCGCGACTTCGGAGACCCGCCGGCGGACGGCCCCCTCGACGCCGAACGGGAACTCCAGCACGTCGTGCTGCGAGGCGGCATCGCGTACGAGCGCATGATGATCGCCTGGCTCGACGACGTACTCGCCACACTCGCCGGCTTCACCCCCGGTCACTGA
- a CDS encoding 3-oxoacid CoA-transferase subunit B — MTTTSGAQASADHRLSMDELAAVIARDIPAGSFVNLGIGQPTKIADHLPADSGVVLHTENGMLNMGPKAEADAIDPDLTNAGKVPVTELPGAAYFHHADSFAMMRGGHLDVCVLGAYQVAFEGDLANWHTGRPDDIPAVGGAMDLAIGAKDVYVMMTLFTRSGEPKLVPRCTYPLTGVGCVSRVYTDHGVFDVGPKGVRIRETYGIEADELAQLLGIH, encoded by the coding sequence ATGACCACGACCTCAGGCGCCCAGGCGTCCGCCGACCACCGGCTCTCCATGGACGAGCTGGCCGCCGTCATCGCTCGCGACATCCCGGCCGGCTCCTTCGTCAACCTCGGCATCGGGCAGCCCACCAAGATCGCCGATCATCTGCCGGCGGACTCCGGAGTGGTGCTGCACACCGAGAACGGCATGCTCAACATGGGTCCGAAGGCGGAGGCCGACGCGATCGACCCCGACCTCACCAACGCCGGCAAGGTCCCGGTGACCGAACTGCCGGGGGCGGCGTACTTCCACCACGCCGACTCCTTCGCGATGATGCGTGGCGGCCACCTCGACGTCTGTGTCCTCGGCGCCTATCAGGTCGCCTTCGAGGGCGACCTCGCCAACTGGCACACCGGCCGACCCGACGACATCCCCGCCGTGGGCGGCGCCATGGACCTCGCCATCGGCGCCAAGGACGTCTACGTGATGATGACCCTCTTCACCCGCTCCGGCGAACCCAAGCTGGTACCGCGGTGCACCTACCCGCTCACCGGCGTCGGCTGCGTCAGCCGCGTGTACACCGACCACGGCGTCTTCGACGTCGGCCCGAAGGGAGTACGGATCCGGGAGACGTACGGCATCGAGGCCGACGAACTCGCCCAGCTACTCGGTATCCACTGA
- a CDS encoding 3-oxoacid CoA-transferase subunit A yields the protein MSRAEIVESADAAVAGIEDGSTVLVGGFGLAGMPFDLIDALIRQGAKDLTIVSNNAGNGDVGLAALLAAGRVRKVLCSFPRQADSWVFDDLYRAGKIDLEVVPQGNLAERMRAAGAGIGAFYCPTAVGTPLAEGKEVREIDGRTYLLEYPIKGDYALIGAHVADTLGNLVYRKTARNFGPVMATAATTTIVQVDQVVEAGELDPEAVVTPSIYVDRIVQVTARHYTVQGAR from the coding sequence ATGAGCCGGGCGGAGATCGTGGAGAGCGCAGATGCCGCGGTCGCGGGGATCGAGGACGGCTCCACCGTCCTGGTCGGCGGGTTCGGCCTGGCCGGAATGCCGTTCGACCTGATCGACGCGCTCATCCGGCAGGGCGCCAAGGACCTCACCATCGTGTCGAACAACGCCGGCAACGGCGACGTCGGGCTGGCCGCGCTGCTCGCCGCCGGCCGGGTGCGCAAGGTGCTGTGCTCCTTTCCACGCCAGGCCGACTCCTGGGTCTTCGACGACCTCTACCGCGCGGGCAAGATCGACCTGGAGGTCGTGCCGCAGGGCAACCTCGCCGAGCGGATGCGCGCGGCAGGGGCCGGCATCGGTGCCTTCTACTGCCCGACGGCGGTCGGCACACCGCTGGCCGAGGGCAAGGAGGTCCGGGAGATCGATGGCCGCACCTACCTGCTCGAATACCCGATCAAGGGCGACTACGCGCTGATCGGCGCCCACGTCGCGGACACCCTGGGCAACCTCGTCTACCGCAAGACGGCCCGCAACTTCGGACCGGTCATGGCCACGGCCGCGACGACGACCATCGTCCAGGTCGACCAGGTCGTCGAGGCCGGCGAGCTGGACCCCGAGGCCGTCGTCACCCCGTCCATCTACGTCGACCGGATCGTCCAGGTGACGGCCCGCCACTACACCGTGCAGGGGGCACGATGA
- a CDS encoding thiolase family protein: MSAFLYAATRTPFGRFNGALAGVRPDDLAAAAITSTLAAVPGLDPTAIDDVVWGNANGAGEENRNVGRMAALLAGLPVSVPGTTVNRLCGSSLDAAMTASRTIESGDAEVVLTGGVESMTRAPWVLPKQAKPFPAGDVTAVSTTLGWRLVNPRMPKEWTVSLGEANEQLQERFGISRERQDEFAARSHRLAHAAWESGFYDDLVAPVEGVDLTRDEGIRPGSTPEVLAGLKPVFRTPEQGGTITAGNASPLNDGASAVLLGSEGAAATIGADPIARVAGRGVMALEPQAFGYAPVEAANRALARAGIGWDQVGAVELNEAFAVQSLACVDAWKIDPNLVNQKGGAIAIGHPLGASGGRVLATLAKVLRETRQRYGVAAICIGVGQGLAVVLENCDTTEASR; this comes from the coding sequence ATGAGCGCTTTCCTCTATGCCGCGACACGGACACCGTTCGGCCGCTTCAACGGCGCGCTGGCCGGCGTCCGCCCCGACGACCTCGCCGCCGCCGCGATCACCTCGACGCTCGCGGCGGTGCCGGGCCTCGATCCCACCGCCATCGACGACGTGGTGTGGGGCAACGCCAACGGCGCCGGGGAGGAGAACCGCAACGTCGGCCGCATGGCGGCGCTCCTCGCCGGCCTCCCGGTGAGTGTGCCCGGCACCACGGTGAACCGCCTGTGCGGCTCCAGCCTCGACGCGGCGATGACGGCCAGCCGGACCATCGAGTCCGGCGACGCGGAGGTGGTGCTGACCGGCGGCGTCGAGTCGATGACACGGGCGCCGTGGGTGCTGCCCAAGCAGGCGAAGCCGTTCCCGGCCGGCGACGTCACAGCCGTCTCCACCACCCTGGGCTGGCGGCTGGTCAACCCGAGGATGCCGAAGGAGTGGACGGTCAGCCTCGGCGAGGCCAACGAGCAGCTCCAGGAGCGCTTCGGCATCTCCCGGGAGCGGCAGGACGAGTTCGCCGCCCGCTCCCACCGACTCGCCCACGCCGCCTGGGAGTCGGGCTTCTACGACGACCTGGTGGCGCCGGTCGAAGGAGTCGACCTGACCCGCGACGAGGGCATCCGCCCCGGATCCACACCGGAGGTGCTGGCCGGCCTCAAGCCTGTCTTCCGCACCCCGGAGCAGGGCGGCACCATCACCGCGGGCAACGCCAGCCCGCTCAACGACGGTGCCTCGGCAGTGCTGTTGGGCAGCGAGGGGGCCGCCGCCACGATCGGGGCCGACCCGATCGCCCGTGTCGCCGGCCGCGGCGTGATGGCACTGGAGCCGCAGGCCTTCGGCTACGCCCCCGTGGAGGCGGCGAACCGGGCGCTGGCCCGCGCCGGAATCGGCTGGGACCAGGTGGGCGCGGTCGAGCTCAACGAGGCCTTCGCCGTGCAGTCGCTCGCCTGCGTCGACGCGTGGAAGATCGACCCCAACCTCGTCAACCAGAAGGGCGGCGCCATCGCGATCGGCCACCCGCTCGGCGCCTCGGGCGGACGCGTCCTCGCCACGCTGGCCAAGGTGCTGCGCGAGACGAGGCAGCGGTACGGCGTCGCCGCGATCTGCATCGGCGTCGGCCAGGGCCTGGCCGTCGTACTGGAGAACTGCGACACCACGGAGGCGTCCCGATGA
- a CDS encoding LysR substrate-binding domain-containing protein gives MDLRHLRYFVAVAEERHFGRAAERLHMAQPPLSQQIRQLETELGVELLHRTTRRVDLTEAGLAYLERARAILAEVDEAAHHARLVAAGSVGHLAIGCVGSATYSLLPALSRRLTEELPGVDFSFRGEMLAPDQVDALRTGAIDVALLRPPAADLSLTVHTLRRDRLVVAVPVDHPLARRKRLRVTDLAGADLIVHSADRRSVMYDVVLGLLRDAGIEPHIRHEVGETSTLVTLVAGGLGVAVVPEPVTALALDGVAYLPLAGADARVELAVAHRADRAEPHLARTVGVIRATTSEVRSSGAGGAVSPTRRSS, from the coding sequence ATGGATCTGCGACACCTGCGGTACTTCGTCGCGGTGGCCGAGGAGCGCCATTTCGGCCGCGCCGCCGAGCGGCTGCACATGGCACAGCCGCCCCTGTCCCAGCAGATCCGTCAACTGGAGACGGAACTCGGCGTGGAGCTGCTGCACCGCACCACCCGGCGGGTCGACCTGACCGAGGCGGGTCTGGCCTACCTGGAGCGGGCGCGCGCGATCCTCGCCGAGGTCGACGAGGCCGCCCACCACGCACGGCTCGTCGCGGCCGGTTCGGTGGGCCACCTCGCGATCGGATGTGTAGGCTCGGCGACGTACAGCCTCCTGCCCGCGCTCTCGCGCCGGCTCACGGAGGAACTCCCGGGTGTCGACTTCTCCTTCCGCGGCGAGATGCTCGCGCCCGACCAGGTCGATGCACTGCGCACCGGCGCGATCGACGTCGCGCTGCTGCGCCCGCCCGCGGCCGACCTCTCCCTCACGGTGCACACCTTGCGCCGGGACCGGCTCGTCGTCGCCGTGCCGGTCGACCATCCGCTCGCCCGCCGCAAACGGCTGCGGGTCACGGACCTCGCCGGTGCCGACCTGATCGTGCACTCGGCCGACCGCCGGTCAGTGATGTACGACGTGGTGCTGGGCCTGCTGCGCGACGCCGGCATCGAGCCGCACATCCGCCACGAGGTCGGCGAGACCTCGACCCTCGTCACGCTGGTGGCAGGGGGCCTCGGCGTCGCCGTCGTACCGGAGCCGGTCACCGCGCTGGCGCTCGACGGTGTGGCCTACCTGCCGCTGGCCGGGGCCGACGCGCGGGTGGAGCTGGCGGTCGCCCATCGCGCCGACCGTGCCGAGCCGCATCTGGCGCGCACGGTGGGGGTCATCCGGGCGACGACGAGCGAGGTCCGTTCCTCCGGTGCCGGGGGAGCCGTGTCGCCCACGCGACGATCTTCGTGA